A portion of the Coturnix japonica isolate 7356 chromosome 4, Coturnix japonica 2.1, whole genome shotgun sequence genome contains these proteins:
- the LOC107313434 gene encoding 16 kDa beta-galactoside-binding lectin produces the protein MEQGLVVTQLDVQPGECVKVKGKIPSDAKGFSVNVGKDSSNLMLHFNPRFDCHGDVNTIVCNSKEDGMWGEEDRKADFPFQHGDKVEICISFDAAEVKVKVPDVEFEFPNRLGMEKIQYLSVEGDFKVKAIKFS, from the exons ATGGAGCAA GGACTGGTTGTTACCCAGCTGGATGTACAGCCTGGAGAGTGTGTCAAGGTCAAAGGGAAGATCCCGTCTGATGCCAAAGG GTTTTCTGTGAATGTAGGGAAGGACAGCAGCAACCTCATGCTTCATTTCAACCCCCGCTTTGACTGCCATGGGGATGTTAACACTATTGTGTGCAACTCAAAGGAGGATGGCATGTGGGGTGAAGAGGACAGGAAGGCTGACTTCCCCTTCCAGCATGGCGACAAGGTTGAG ATCTGTATCTCCTTCGATGCAGCAGAGGTCAAGGTGAAGGTGCCGGATGTGGAGTTTGAGTTTCCCAATCGACTGGGCATGGAGAAAATTCAATACCTGTCTGTGGAGGGTGACTTTAAAGTGAAAGCTATTAAGTTCAGCTAA